Part of the Candidatus Glassbacteria bacterium genome, ACGGGGGCGGGGTTAACATGCGCGTCCACGGTAATGTGATCCGCAACGCCCTCACTGCCGTCAGTCTGGCTCCGATCGAAAGGGGACCGGTGTATGTCACCCGTAACGAAGCCACCTACATGAGCATGATGTTCAAATTAAACGTGGGTGGCTGCACTAGCTACGGACCGGCGTATGTCTGGCACAATTCCGGCTACGGGCTTAATTCCGGTAACGGCATTGCTATGATCGGGCTGACCGCGGAGCAATACAGCGGCGTGCCGTGCACGAACAAACATTTCGCCAACAACGCTATTATCGGTAACGTCAGGGCTGTGCGCAACGGTGCGGACGGCAACTTCCTGGACTATAACGCTTACTGGCTTGTCGATGGCAGCAGGCAGGGATCTTTCCAGTGGGAGGGTGAACTTTACCGATCTATCGACCAGTTCGCCGCAAGCACGGGACAGGAAACCCACGGGGTCTACGCCAACCCGCTGTTCTCCTCCACTCCCGGACTGGGGCAAATCCCATGGAAAGGTTATCTGGACGATCAGATCGGTAACTATCCGCTGCAGAATGATCCTCACGACGGCGATTTCAGCCTTCAGCCGGGCAGTCCGCTGATCGATGCCGGAGTTCTTATCAGGGGAGTCAACGACAATTACTCAAGCGGCGCGCCCGATATCGGAGCGCTGGAATTTGAACGGGATAATTAAGTGTATTATTTTATATAGGTACAGCTTAATGAAAGGGAAATGCGTTCCCGGTTCGATATTGTATTTATTTATATACTCAGTCACCCTGACCGCCGCCGAAATAGAAATCCGGGGGCCGGCGGCCGGGGTGAACAGTTTCTGGCAGGCCGGGCATACTCTGGCCGAACATGGAGTCAACGCGGTGTTTGTCGGCAGCTACGGGATAAATGATGGGCTGATCGAAAAGGCCGGCCCGGAAGGAGCAAAAGTATTCAGCGAGTTCGCCACTCTTAACGGCGGACGGTACCTCAAAGAACACCCCGGGGCCTGGCCGATCGTGCCGGGCGCCGATTTCGCCACCAGCCTGATCGCCATAGCCTGCGGCTCCCAGCCTGCTCGGCCGGGTGACAATCATCAGACGGGGCATCAGCACTTTAACTCCCACCCCGGCTAATCCCAGACCGGCCAGGACGCCGGTCACCAATCAACTCACCGTCAGTTATACGGACAGGAGCCCGATGCGCAGGAACCGTCGCCGCACGTGGGCGGCGGAGCGCTGCTCTTGCCGACTCCGTGGGCGCTCATCATCCGCTCCATCCCCTTGCCGCACCCCGGGCATTTATGCTTCTCTGTCTCTGTTGAAGACTGCAGGACCTCGATCTGCTTCCCGCACGACTTGCACTGGTACTCGTAGATCGGCATGCTCGTTTCTCCTTGATCGGTTAATACGTCACAAGTTGGTTCCCTTGTTTTCAGCGATAATAAGCAAAGGCCGTGCCGCTATGTTTCCTGAGCGGATAATACCTGTAAACAGGGCACCTGCCTGGATCGGTATTTTTCTGCCTGCTGAGGTTAACGCCAGATCACGTGTTAATTTAACGCTAAGTTTAACACTGCGTAAACATATTTCCCAGCAAAGAAAAAGGCCGCTCCTATGGAACGGCCCTTGAAAATCTGCCTGCTTTCCCGTCAACCTTTATCCTTTCAGTTGGATTTTCACCCCGCACTTGATACAGGAAGTATGCTTTGAGCCGGCCTCGTACTTAACCACCGCCTGGCAGCGCGGGCAACGGGCAAACTGGAACGGCTTCAAACTATCTGTTTTCACGGGAGTACCTCCTGTTGATTTTCCCCCTGAAATTGTTCTCTTTCTGATGAGTGAGCCGATTTTACCAGAAAATCCGCTTTTTTTCAAGCTGAAACTTAACGTGCTCTTTTTTAGTGACTTACGCAATTGCTATCGGCAGGCCGAGGGAGCAACTTTACCTCTTACAAAAGAGAAAGGGGCCAACCCTCGGTAAGGATCAGCCCCTTCCACGCGCGCCGGTTTTATGACTGAAAGTCAAGGGTTACCGGCAAACCCCTGATATCGTTCCGATCTTACCAGACAATCAGTTAGACTGTCAACTGAAATATTATATTCAATGACCGGGTTGAAAGGCGGGGCGGCATATTTATTGCAAAACCGGCGGACGGAGGGAGTTTGGGGCAGGGAGGGAAAAGCAATAAATATGCCGCCCCGCCCGTTTTCCCGCCTATGATAAATCAGAAAGTCCTTATTGTTGTTCTCTTTACGCTCCTTGAAGCTCGCCTGCAACCTCCAGCGCTGTCGCGACTACCAGTTCGCCGGTTCCGGGGGCCAACTGGCTTCCGCGGCCCGGCTCGTAACCCCCTTCCTCGTACGACTCCCGGTGGCAGATATAACCGATCGTATCGTTGGCCAGGCTGACCACGAACAATTTGTCCACCCCTGAGCGCCTTTTGATTTCCAGGCCCAGCTCTACCAGCACCTCGCCCGGCAGGCCGATAAGTATACAGTCTCCAAGACGGATACCCTGAACCTCGACGGTAATGGCGGACTGGCCTGGCGGGGGACGGTGGTTGGCGTCCTTATCGTGCTCCCTTTTCAGCGATAGGGTTACTTGCCTGCTTGTTGCCGCCAGGGCCGCCTTCTCGCTGGTCTCGATCCGCTGCAGCACTCTCAGCGATTCTCCGCCCAGGGCGCGTCCCACACGCCCGCGGCACAGGCGGCCCCGCTCGCGGGGATTGATATTGCCCGACGTCCCCAGGGTGAACAGGCACACTCCACCCTCACCAGACTCGACAATCCCTGAGCTGATTCCCGGGTAATCCGCCGAAATATGATAGAACCACGGATCGTAGCTCCCGCCCGCCACCGGATGGCAGGCGTAGTTGACCACCGAGCCCAGCAGGTTGCTGTCCAGGTCCTCGACTCTGACCACTCCCACTTCCGGGTCCACCGGACCGAATATCAGTCCGCTGGAGTTCGGCGGCAGGCGCCAGGTCATTACCGCCTTGCCGTCGCTGTCCAGGGGACGGCGGTTGTAGATCTGCTCCGGAAGCGACCCGCTGTCCGCGCCCAGTCTTGCGGGTTGAGTGCCCGTAGACGCTCGCTCCACGCATTCGGCCAGCGCAACCTCGAGTTTTCTTACGTAGTCCGGATTCCCGCCCCCGTCAAACTCATACTCCCGCACCGCCGGCCCGAAATGGGTATGCGTCGCGGTGATCATCAGGCAGTCCGGGGCAATTCCGCAGCTTTCTCGCACCCTCCCCCTCACTCTGGCAACCACGTCCCCCGGTACGCCGATCAGGTCTGTAGCCAGCAGCGCCACTTTGATATCTCCGGATTCCAGAACCAGCGCGCGGGCGTACAGCGGGTCCTCCATACCATCGGCGGGCTTGGTCCGTGACGCCCACCCCGAAAGCCAGCATCCGGCCTCGGGCGTAATATCCACTCTGGCGCGGCCGGCACGCAAACCGGACTGCTTCATTTCAGCGCTTGCATGGCTTGCCGCCAGAGCCGCTACTCCCGCGCCGGCTAACGCCGCAAATTCTCTTCGCCGCATAACTTTCCTCCCGGTCGTATCTATCCAATCACACAATCGTTTAGTAAATCATAAGCCGAATTTCACGCCACAGCAAGAATTCGGCTGCGTTACCATTTTGCGTTGAATCTTACGAAGGTTTGCCCTAACTTTAGCAAAGCCCGCCCGCGGGCTTCTTCCAGACCATAAAAGTTACTTTTCCTGCCCATCATCACCAGGGGGACACTGTGTCCGGCAAGATCAAACGCAGAGAATTCATGGGCCTCTCGACAGCGGCGCTGGCCGCGATCGCTCTGCCAGATATCATCCGCGCGGCCGCTGGCGGCAGGGACCGGCCTAATATCCTCTGGATCAGCTGCGAGGATATGAGCCGCGAACTCGGCTGCTACGGTTACGAAAATATCCGCACCCCCATTATCGACCGGCTGGCCGCCCAGGGCCTGAAATACACCAATGCTTATACGGTTGCGCCTGTCTGTGCCCCCAACCGCTCCGGGATAATCACGGCCATGTACCCCAACAGTATCGGCAGCAGCCACATGCGCACCAGTGTCAAGGAATACCAGTGTGTGCCGCCGCCCTACGTCCACTGCTTCACCGAGTATCTTCGCGCCGCCGGCTATTTCTGCACCAACAACTCCAAAACCGACTACCAGTTCGCCCCGCCTCTCACCGCCTGGGACCGCCAGGGCAACCGTCACGATGACTGGGCCGGGAGAGCCGAGGGCCAGCCGTTTTTCAGCGTCATCAACTTCACGATTACCCACGAAAGCCAGATCCGCGTCCCGTTGGAAAAGGACCCGGTCAAAGACCCGGCTACGGTCGAACTGCCCCCCTATTACCCGGACACGCCGCTGGTCCGCCGTGACATGGCCCGTTACCTGGACAATATCGAAACCATGGACAGCCAGGTGGGCGAGGTCCTGGACCGTCTGGAGCGCGACGGTCTGGCCGGCAGCACGATAGTCATCTTCTGGAGCGACCACGGCCGCGGCCTGCCCCGCGGTAAGCGCTGGGTCTACGATTCCGGGATCCAGATTCCCCTGATAGTCCGCTGGCCCGGCATGGTCGAGCCCGGCACCGAAAGTGATGAGCTGGTCTGCTCGATCGATTTCGGCCCCACCGCGCTGAGCATGGCCGGGGTCGAAATCCCGGCGCATATGCAGGGACAGGCGTTCCTGGGCGGACAGAAAGCCGGCCCACGCGATTACGTGTTCGCTTTCCGTGACCGGATGGACGAGACCTACGACATGATCCGCGCCGTGCGCGACAAGCGCTTCAAGTATATCCGCAACTACCACCCGGAGAAACCCTACGCCCAGCGGATCGAGTACATGGACTTGATGCCCACTATGCAGGAGTGGCGGCGGCTGGCGGCCGAGGGCAAACTGGTGGGTCCGCAGAAACTGTTTTTCGCCGACACTAAGCCCGTCCACGAGCTCTACGACTGCGACAAGGACCCCCACGAGATCGACAACCTGGCCTACGACCCGGCCTGCGCCGGGGTGCTCGCCAGGATGCAGGCTGCGATGGACGAGTGGATCGAGGAGATCGATGATGTCGGCTTTATCACCGAGGACCAGTTGATTGAGCGCTTCTGGCCCGGGCGTGTCCAGCCGGTTACCCGGCCGCCGAGGATCGTTCCCGACGGAGGCAGTCTTCGCCGGGCCGTGCTGGTCGGCATGGCCAGCCCCACCGACGGCGCCTCGATTGCCTGGACCAGCGAGGAGGGCGAGGACGTGCACTGGAACCTTTACTCCGGCCCCCTCCGGCTGACCTCGTCCGCCATTATCCGCGCCAGGGCGATCAGGATCGGCTACACCGAGAGCGAGGAAGTCCGGGCCAGTTTCCGAGTGGACTGAACAGGGAGGGAAAAATAATGGCAAACAAACTGAGCGATTTAGCAAAAGCGATAGACCACTCGCTGCTGCACCCCACCCTGACCGACAGGGAGCTGCGCGAGGGCTGCGAGTTCGCCCGCGACAACCGCCTGGCCGCGGTGAGTATCAAGCCCTATGCGGTGGCGATGGCCGCCGGGATCCTGGCCGGCTCGGGGGTGGCCCCCGGCGCGGTGGTGGGCTTTCCCCACGGCAACAGCCGGATTTCGGTCAAGGTCCACGAGGCGACCGTGGCGATCGACGACGGTGCGACCGAGCTGGATGCGGTGGTCAATATCGGCAAGGTACTGGGCGGGGACTGGGAGTACGTG contains:
- a CDS encoding sulfatase; the protein is MGLSTAALAAIALPDIIRAAAGGRDRPNILWISCEDMSRELGCYGYENIRTPIIDRLAAQGLKYTNAYTVAPVCAPNRSGIITAMYPNSIGSSHMRTSVKEYQCVPPPYVHCFTEYLRAAGYFCTNNSKTDYQFAPPLTAWDRQGNRHDDWAGRAEGQPFFSVINFTITHESQIRVPLEKDPVKDPATVELPPYYPDTPLVRRDMARYLDNIETMDSQVGEVLDRLERDGLAGSTIVIFWSDHGRGLPRGKRWVYDSGIQIPLIVRWPGMVEPGTESDELVCSIDFGPTALSMAGVEIPAHMQGQAFLGGQKAGPRDYVFAFRDRMDETYDMIRAVRDKRFKYIRNYHPEKPYAQRIEYMDLMPTMQEWRRLAAEGKLVGPQKLFFADTKPVHELYDCDKDPHEIDNLAYDPACAGVLARMQAAMDEWIEEIDDVGFITEDQLIERFWPGRVQPVTRPPRIVPDGGSLRRAVLVGMASPTDGASIAWTSEEGEDVHWNLYSGPLRLTSSAIIRARAIRIGYTESEEVRASFRVD
- a CDS encoding zinc ribbon domain-containing protein translates to MPIYEYQCKSCGKQIEVLQSSTETEKHKCPGCGKGMERMMSAHGVGKSSAPPPTCGDGSCASGSCPYN